The Pichia kudriavzevii chromosome 3, complete sequence nucleotide sequence AGTTGTCGTTCAAGCTGGACATGGCCTCCAAACTATAAGAAAGTATGGGAAGAATATGTCAAAATTATTTAAGAAAGCGACTGCAATGCTCAACCTTCACAGACCAACCCTAACTCGGTTCGCTAACAGGTATGGCAACTCCGAATTACCTTTGTGGCATCAATTTGTCGAAGAATTTACACTTGAATTTTGTCCAACAGACGAATTTGAGTTGAGACAAGTGGCGGCAAAATACAATGGCTGTCACCAAGGTAAAAATTCCGTGGAACATTTTATCCAGGAATTTGAAGGGTACCGGACCTTACTCCCAGGCGAGTATGAAAATGAGTGGGCCACCAGAGATAGGTTTGTGCAAGGATTACGTGCAGAAATTAGAGGACGCGTATTCTAATACAGACCAAACTCGCTTGCTGAAGCCAAATTTTTAGCAAGAGACTTTGAGAAAGACTCAGCACCCAGAACTAGAGACTTTAGGTtataaatttgtttttcctaTTGTAGGTGTGTTTGTAGCATATTGTAAATAACCACCTCGATGGCCCCTAATTTGAATCCTCTCTGTCCTGTTTTCTACCGCTGTAACCAGAATTATAATTTCTGCTGAAATTCTAGTTCCATTTACAACCTTCGAAGTTCTGACCATTGTTAAATTTGTTCTTTATGGAGCTTATCCTCATGGGTTCACATGTCTACTTGTCTTTGCGTACGATCCTGAAGTCTCTAGTTCTAGGTGCTGAGTCTTTCTCAAAATCTCTTGCTGAAAATTTAGCTTCTGCAAGTGAATTTGGTCTATGTTGGAAAACGCGTTCTCTAATGTCTGCACGTAactcttcaacaaacatATATCTGGTGGCTCATTCATTCTCGTAATCACCTGAAAGTAAGGTCCTGTAGCCTTCAAATTCCCGGCTGAATTGTTCCACAGAATTCTTACCTTGATGCAAGTTATTATATTTTGGCGCCACTTGTTTTTGACCTGAATCCGTCTGTTGGGCAAAAATTATTAAGCTGAAGGTATCAAGCTCTTCACGTTGCCCTAGAAGGTCAGGTTTAAGTCAACCTGTGGTGGGTTGAAACCTGCCTTCATCGCATTAACGTCGGGATTCAGGCTTTTGATCCTCTTGTTGGATCTTCTAAACTAGCTGGTGCTACcaattgaaagtgttgctCGTTGTACTTTCTTGAATATCTATTCTTAACCTGTTTTTGCCCTGCAATCTTTTGGGGGCTACTTCTCCTTAAACATCAGAGCGAAATATTCCCTTGTTTATATAGGTGTTATGTTAAtgtaaaaataataatttGCGAggtttttgaaatttccaGAAACGTCTGTTAAATTACCCAATTGGGAAACAAGATAGCTGCCTTCTCTATTCTCTTAGCCGAAATTGTTGGAAGCCTTGGTTTTGTAGATAAAAATATACGAAATGCTAATATCCAAAACACTTGTTATAAGTTTGAAAGCATTAAATCTCGTTATTGTGATACTTTCAAAATAgttaattttttaaaattagTTTAGAGTGGTTTGCACTGAAAGAATAGTTACAtagttttttatttgaaagattgtATCTTAATTATTAAAATTATCAGATGCTCGTCTGTGTTTATTccaatctttttttcttattcaGACTATATCCATGTCAATTGCGGTGTGTTTATTTTCTGGCTGAAATTATGGCTTTACAACTCTGTAAAAAGGCTAATATTATTAATACATTATAGCTAAAAAAGTTAGATTAAGTATAAATGTGGGCATTTCTTAATTATTATAGAACTTATTTTAGAAAAAGCTCGAGAAGCATTGATCAAAGCactttttaaaaaaaaaaaggaaataaaagCTTGTGCACTACAAAGTGTAAGTAGTATCATTCTAATGTCGACACTATGTATCATTGAGACTCACTCACCCAAATCGCCCTGATGTGCGTATCTTTGGTTAAAAATAACCtgcttttcaatttccgTTAACAATATATGATTGTTTATAGATGCTTACTGAAAGTACAGCTATTCCTCtttctatatttttttaaaagtGGCGTTATGATCATTGCAAATGTGTTTTAGCAGGGATATGGTCTAAGATTAGACGCATAACAAAAGCACAAAATAAGAGTCATTGATCAGTTGGTTTATTCTCATATATATACTAGACGAAACAGATGCTCTTTTTAGTAGGAACACTCACCtataatcttcttcaactatCTTGGTAGATagattttttgttttcttggTTGCTCCTTGTTTTTGCGTTTCATAATATGTTTCAGAATACCCACCTCATCACatctattgaaaatatataGGATTTCCTCTTTCTATCTTTTACAAGTAGCAATCCTCACATATAGAGTAAAGCcacaaaaatttcaatacAAATACCAAAAGTTTTGCTCAATTTATATCCGAAAGACTACGTTTGATCACTTAATGAAATTTTCTAGGACATCATCTTCAGATGACGACTCGATCCTAGCACTATTTTGATCTTAGTTTAATTTCGATAAAAAACGTCGCCACTGCCTAAAGCTGTCCATGTTTAAAGAATTACACAAGGAGACTTTTCATTTTAGGATGTAAAGTGATCAGTCTCTACGTCTAGTGAGAAAAATTATATAGGTTGGAAGTGCATTCTGataaattgttttttttttaaagcaCGAGATTTTTATTACAACCTCTCCATTAATAATTGGAATCAATAGAAGTAGCAGTAACATCCATAATAGAAAACAAAGCAGataaagtttttatttgtgGAGTGTTCAGGCTGTTTGCAACATGAGAAATTAGCCACACTAAAGAATTTATAATTAACGTAGTATATTTCGAGTCcacaagaaaaatatcGTATGATGGGGAGCACAATGGATCCCACAATCCCAAAAGGTGAATCTATGTTTTCTgataacaatgaaaaagaaggcGTTGTAAAGTGCCGCCAAGGTcctgaaaagaaacagaagatTTTCAGATGATTTGGAAAGGTTGAATTCAGCAGATACTACATGAAATTCAATCCTAGAGCGACTTACCAGAGCCCAGCAAATAATAGTAATTGCCCAAAGGATGATAAAAAGGCATTAATTCTACTTATAATAGAATAATTAAATAAAGGAAAGTTACAATAAAGGAAAGTATCAAAGGGAAAATTGGTTGTAGACTTAAAAATCACTAGAAagtgatgattttgaattagCATTTCTGGTATCTAGCCGAATCAGCAAACTATTTTTGATGgaaatatatttttgttggtCATGaaacttttttcttgaGACACTTCCCGGTTTTTACTTCTTTATAGAAAACTCTGCCACAGGGCATGATGCTATCTGATAATACTTTTGAAATCTAAAAATAGTAAAACGTCGATGCAGTGGAGCAGTTTTTCTACAATTAGCTTTTAACTCTCTAATTAATTAGCTAAGTCATTAATATAAAAACAGCTATAAAATAACGAATTGAATTTAGAAGCAGCAGGGATAAAATTAAAGCGGATAGATAAAATTggtattttccaaatcgGTGAGATCTAAAACTGCAATATCAACTTCTATTTCACCATCAGATCCATCACTGACAAATCCTTTCTTTTCACCTTCTTCCTGAAGAGTTAGctttctttgtttatttcttttgttcaaGATAAACCAAATAATAAGGGCTAAAGATGGAGCTATAGAGAATGATAGGACGATTTGAACTATCCATGCTGGTATGTATCTTGGACCATCTTTGGCTCTCCAAATTTGTGGTGAGATGATATTAGCTACTGCATATGCAACCATCACCATTGCATTCCTAGTAATCTTCTTTGTATATCCAGAACAGGATGTTGTATTCCATGAAAACATTAGAATCCATGGAATACCGAAAAGCGGAGACGCTAGACAAAGCATGGCAAGCAAGGCAATTTTTTTGTCCCAGGGAAGTGATGCAACAGCAATAGAACCTGCTAATGATGGCATTGTCCAAACAAAGACAGAGAAAGCAGTGTAGTTAGGTTTGTAAAACAAGAAGGTCGTTGCAACAAAACAGCAAGCTGCCGCAAACCCACCTGACGCAACAGAAACCAAAGTGGAGTCCAAGTTACTAATACGGCCAATACCTTCGAAAAGTAGGTTTTGCTGATACGGCAAATTGTTTGCTAATTGTTgcaaaaggaagaaaaggaaaaaaagcCAAGAAATTGGATCTAATAGGGCCTCTCTAACCTGgtattttttgataattttttgCTCAATCGAAGAACCAGTAGTTTTTTGGACTCTCCTGATAACCCAGACTTTCTCCTTCAACGATAAAAACTTTGCATCGGTGGGATTGTTTGGATAAATAAAGAGTAAAACAATAGTCCAGAGGAAAGTACAACCACCGATAATAATCATAAACAATTTCCATGTTGGAACTGATGATTGTGCATGTAAAATACCATAAGCAATGAAACCGACAGGAATAGTGACACCAACACAAGTGGAATAAAACATAGGAGCAGTTGCTGCCTTTTCATGTGCAGTTAAGAACTGACCCATTGTGGtattcaaaattggaaGTGCAATAGATTCAACAAAACCTAAGAAAAATCTCAATGCATAGATACCCTGGTAATTGTAAGCTGCGCAATGTAGGAAAATGATCATGCTCCAGGCAAAAGCTGTGAAAGTCATCAATCTACCAATAGGCAGTTTTTGGACCAAAATAAGATTAATTTGACCAATAATGTAACCAACATAGAACAATGTCGAAGAgttgttgtatttgtttTGGTCTAAATGTGTGTCTTCCCATAATCCAAAGATAGAAGAGTACGACAATGTGGCCTTATCAGCATAAAGCAGCAAATCAGTGAATGCAGTCAAGAATAAAATGATTGCAACAACTTTTCTAGAcaactttttctcttcttctggtGTTATCTCCGGAACATCAGCATCATATTTCTCTAGAAAAGCCAAAGTGACATCGGCGTCTCTTGAGGAGATACGTAAGACGTTTGGATCAGATCCAGCTGAGTGGTGAATagtgatttcttctttttttttttcaacagatCCAGACTCACTCATCGTATGTATTGAAGTGCGTTCTTAGTATTGGAAGAATAGTCAAATAATTAAACAAGATTATGTATCAAAGGAGCTATccaaaacaaatcaaaagtGCAACTTTGTGGTAAATTTATACTTTTTCCATcctgaaagaaaaaaaaggaagaaaaccACAGTTTCCAAACACATGTCCAGAATAGTCATAGCTATTACCTAGTTGCTTCTTATCTATCCCTCACCACCCCCCTCAGGAGACCCCTGCAAACGAGGGAAAATCGTATTGTAACCGTTAACCAATGATAATCCAGTGGAAGTACATGACTGCACCCCATATCATGTGGCTGAAACTGTGGCGTCCGCCTTGTAGCTGGCGAATTTTTCTCTCCGGTAGCGGCATCTTCCCAGTTAGGAAAAATTATCCAAACAGTTGTGGCTCATTTCACCACAGATTTCAGTATGTCTCTGTATGAGTATGATCAACACATGATGGAAGGTTGTTATATGCTAATGCACCCCATAGAATGTATGACATTTAACGGTTTTCTTAGAAAGTAATTGCGGTTCGAAATGTGACTGGAATGTAATAATCAGCCCATTTCAAAAAAGGTTGATTTCGGACTCTATATCTAGGAGTTatcaaaagagaaatatTAGCAACTTTCCTGGTACAAATACTTGCCAGTTGTTTAAATAAGAATTTGCGGTTAGAAGACCCACTATTGCAGCCTGTGTGGAAATAAGACATTTCTAAGAGTTCATTCAAGTTGGAGTTTATGTACATTTGCAAGCACGTGTTGTCTACTCGTGTTGGTCACGTGCATTGCTTCTGGGCCTTGTTTGGCTGTTAACTGTCATTTGGAAGTGATCAATCGAAGTTTGGTTGGGAATGGACTTTGGGCTATGACGGAATCAGACAACCCCCTCTCATTCGATGGTATATAAGATGCTCTTGGTGCCCTAACTTCCAAGTAATATTTTTACGCAACAATGTTTTTTCATTTAGCATATAAGGTATTTCAGTATCCGGACAATGACTGTTGAAAAAGGCTCTACATTACCATCTAAACCATTATATCATTTATCTCCTAAAGCTGTTGGCGGCTCCGCATCTGCACCTGAGAAAGTTGACGTCACCAAACTTGAACATCCATTGTTGACGTTGGTTGTTCCTGGTGCGTTTACTCCTGCATGCACCGAGAAACACATGCCTCCATATCTCACCAAGGAAGCTATCGatagtttgaaaaagagcGGTATTAAGCAGGTTGTTGTGATTTCTGTTGATTCCCCGTTTATCACCCGTGCCTGGAGTGAAGATTTGACGCAGGATAATCCCGAGGTCAAGAAGTTTGTCGAGGATGGCTATATCAAGTTCCTATCGGATGCAGGTGCTGAATGGCTAAACGAAGCTGGTTTAGACATGGAGGCCAACGATCCATTTGTTAAAGACGGCATTCGTGGCTCAAGAAGTGCAATTCTCACTGATGGCAAAGGTAAAGTTGTGtatgttggtgttgattCAAACCCCGTCAATGTTGACAACTCAAGTTTTGAAGCTGTTCTACTCGAATTGTCAAACTAGCTTTGTGTAAGTCTCTTCTGAGAGACCCTAGGCGTTTTCCCGAAGACGTTCTAAtctaatttctttattttggaTATTAACTTTATCAGTTCAACATTAAGTAATGATCGGTGACTACCCGACAGCcgatgtttttcttcaagattAAGCGAAACGTTGTATTAATGAATTTCCAACGTAGgaattttttcttccagTTTGTGGCGTTCTTGGCATATTTTCCTGGGTAATAATTTGGAATTGGGTATGCTGGTGCAACATCAAATGCTTCCATATTCACTACATATCATGTTCGGTTAAAGCTACATGTGCTCTTTATGAATCTATAGTAGGCGCTGGATGAATAGGAAGAAGGGAAAGAAGAGgcagaaaaagaagaagaagagatcAAACCAATGCCGTTGGTTGGACGTAATCTCCAGAGTGATCTTCTCCATCACCAAATTTGCTAAAATTTAAATGGCGTTTGTTGTCGTTAGTGAAGAATGTTGATCTATCGCAGGGGGTCACTGGGCAACTGTTTTTAAGTCTGTTCACCAAATCAGGGTTAGAAGTGAAGTATCTACTGATACCAATCAGAGTACGGTCATCTCCATTAACAATTTTTTGGAGGGTTTCATGTCTATTTCCACTGAAGCATTCACCTGCTTTGGTAATTGTACCATTCCATATAAGTGTAAGCCAAGAAAAATAGGTCTTAGTTCCAACAACATCTGCATTTTTATCACCGTCAACACGTGGTTCGGTCATTGAGAGATATGCTAATCGTTTGCCTTGCCTTGCTCTTCTCTCCATTTTGCTCAGCATGTAACCAGTAGTGACAATTGGATTGATCTCGGCGCTCCTGTCTTTAGCACCTTCAGAAGTAGCATACGGAGACTGCCTTAAGGCGAGTTTAAAAGCACCAATTGCTTGGATAAAGGAATCAATAATTTTCAAGACAGATCTTGCcttgtttttcaattgaacCGCCACATTTATTAGTTCTCGTATTGGAGGTTgtattgaagaattgttCCATAAAGTACATATGTGCAGCATGAAATTcagcaaaatcaaaaccaGCATCAATGCAGCTCCTGGCACCTTTGACTGAATCGTTGGTTGTAAACTGGATGCCTTCCTTGGCCATTTCCTTTAATGGATAACCCGAGTTTTTCGCAGCTGGTTTTGTTGCTTCATTGACATAGAGTGCAGAaggagcaaaaaaaaaaaaggtttaTTAAGTGATTTTTGGACAGTCGGATCGGCAACTTTACCCGGTGCAAAGATTTGACAACTAATAAATGAGCCCTTTCCACGGACTGAATCTGTTAAGAGTCTTCATGGTTTAACTCGGTTTTGGGTCTTGATCATTGGTGCATGCGGAAGTAGACCCGCCTCCAGTGACGGAGTGGCTGCTTCACTAGTTAATAAACCACCATTGTTTTCtgcaattttcaaataatacTCTAGCTTGAGTCAGTTGGCTTATAGTCATCCGCACACCTAAAGTTACCAGCAGGTGCATAAATAATTCTATGCTTTAATGTCACATTACCTACTTTGGTCGGTTTGAATAGATTACTTTTGGGTAAATGAACAGACATTAgaaaatttctttattttttttgccaCCTCTGGTCAACAATAAGATTCCAATTAACGGAACGTTTGGAATTTCTTTAGCTATGGTAGCATGGCGGCCTTTATATATTTCTAGGATATTCacaaatttcaaagaagttTGTAATCAAGAAACAGAAAGTCAGCGCTGAACCTAATCTTCTATAGATAATCtcttttattgaaatgtcatcaaaaaaaaacttagCAACTATTTTTGATATATTGCCAATTTGGTATCTAAACCCGTTCGAAGGTAACGAGTGAACATTTTCCTCAAACTGGTGATTACTGATATACATTCTagtttttgagttttctgTTACAAAATGATCTATTGCCTACTGTCTGTTTAGTCCAATGTATCATTCTCAAATGGCGGGGGAATTCTGTGAATTGTTTGGTgcaaatgtttttttcccaatTGTTCTACAGCATCATAGCATTAGGGATAACTCAGTAATAGCTGTTCTTTCTGGTTTGGTTCGAGACAAGATCAAGCTTTGATGATTAATCATAGTCCTTTATACTGACAACTgcaattttattttgtttttgttggattAATTATCAAGTCGTGTAGCAGTAGTTAGGAAACACCAAAAAAGCTGGTTCTCTGCACAGTACACTTTGTATTATTGTctattgaaatcaacgTATACTATTGAAGTAGAGAACCTGGTAAATGGTTTGGCAGTTTCCGAAAACCAAAAACCAACGTGGTCATTAGTATTAGGTATAGTTGTTAATTGTGCCACCCAAAGGATTCATATTATACAAATAATAAGCCGAGACAACTAGATACTCCACAACATTTTCCTTGGTTAAAATCCTGAGAGCTAACGGGGTACAATTTGGTTTTGCTTTgcttatttatatcttacaacttttcttgttgaacGAGTGAATTGTTTATTTCACTGGGTTTGAAGTGTACTCTTTCCACCTAAGTATAACAAAATTTTCACTATTCAATatatttctttcaaagaatgtgtcaacattttttttttaaatattCTCATAAAAAACGGAAATTAAATAGAACAAGTTCTAATCTGATCAGGTTTTTTGAAAACGTCTTCTAGAAAGGATAGCTAAGTTCTGCGAATATCCGGAACCTGCCTAACTCATACCAACTCACACTAAATCACAACTTAGCTTGCAACATTAAAGCCATCTTATAAACATCATGTTTTGCTTAACCACCCAAAATTACTTTCATTCAATACAATTATCACTTAAAGTAGTCTAGTAAAAGATCCAATGTATacatatttgaaaactgaCAAATTTGTCTACAAATCAGAGACAAGAAGTTTCTACAACCTACTTAAGTTGCAATTTTAGCTGCAATTTTAGCAAACTCTTCACCTTGGATTCTAGCAACCTCCAGTTCCAAAGGCGTTGGTTCTCTTGAGCCATCTGCTCCAGCAATTGTATCTGCGCCCCATGGCGAGCCGCCGTGGACCTCATTTAAGTTACTCAAAAGGTGACCTGCAGACGCAAAGCCAAGTGGGACGTAGATCATGGAGTGATGAACAAATGTAGACAAGGCATTCATTGCTGTCGATTCATTACCACCTCCTGTGCCCGTAGAAACgaaaattccaaaaggCTTATTGCGTAAGGTTCCGTTTGCCCATAAGCCACCGGTGGAATCAATGTACGATTTCAATTGGGCTGGCATGTTACCAAACCTAGTTGGAATACCAAACATAAGACCATCTGCGGTTGTTAGGGTAGATATGTCTGCTTCCTTGTAAGGCAATTTCCCCGGAGAGCCGAGCTTCTTCACCAAATCTTCTGGTAATGTTTCTCTCACTTGATAAATCTCACATTTATGACCGGCCGCCTCAATACCAATCTTGGCCGATTCGGCCATTTTGGAAATATGATGATAAAGAGAATAAATGACAATGTTAATCTGTTTCGGCATTGTGTCTTAGTTTTGGAGAAAAGGTGACTATAGCAGACAACAGAGATGATACAATTTAGCAGAAAACATAAGGAGATTACCGGTACATTATATACAGGTGGATATGCAAATCCGGAGTGTGTGTATTTATTATACATCTCAAATCTTTGTCAGCATAAATCATTAAATGTCGCATTTCTTACTAAGCTTATCTGATACTTCATTAGGACATATCTTTCCGGCCTTTAGGGATAGGGCGAGTAAGAAGAGTtaacaaaaacaaagct carries:
- a CDS encoding uncharacterized protein (PKUD0C01130; similar to Saccharomyces cerevisiae YLL055W (YCT1)): MSESGSVEKKKEEITIHHSAGSDPNVLRISSRDADVTLAFLEKYDADVPEITPEEEKKLSRKVVAIILFLTAFTDLLLYADKATLSYSSIFGLWEDTHLDQNKYNNSSTLFYVGYIIGQINLILVQKLPIGRLMTFTAFAWSMIIFLHCAAYNYQGIYALRFFLGFVESIALPILNTTMGQFLTAHEKAATAPMFYSTCVGVTIPVGFIAYGILHAQSSVPTWKLFMIIIGGCTFLWTIVLLFIYPNNPTDAKFLSLKEKVWVIRRVQKTTGSSIEQKIIKKYQVREALLDPISWLFFLFFLLQQLANNLPYQQNLLFEGIGRISNLDSTLVSVASGGFAAACCFVATTFLFYKPNYTAFSVFVWTMPSLAGSIAVASLPWDKKIALLAMLCLASPLFGIPWILMFSWNTTSCSGYTKKITRNAMVMVAYAVANIISPQIWRAKDGPRYIPAWIVQIVLSFSIAPSLALIIWFILNKRNKQRKLTLQEEGEKKGFVSDGSDGEIEVDIAVLDLTDLENTNFIYPL
- a CDS encoding uncharacterized protein (PKUD0C01140; similar to Saccharomyces cerevisiae YLR109W (AHP1); ancestral locus Anc_8.300) — encoded protein: MTVEKGSTLPSKPLYHLSPKAVGGSASAPEKVDVTKLEHPLLTLVVPGAFTPACTEKHMPPYLTKEAIDSLKKSGIKQVVVISVDSPFITRAWSEDLTQDNPEVKKFVEDGYIKFLSDAGAEWLNEAGLDMEANDPFVKDGIRGSRSAILTDGKGKVVYVGVDSNPVNVDNSSFEAVLLELSN
- a CDS encoding uncharacterized protein (PKUD0C01150; Pfam Domains: Oxidored_FMN(4.3e-12)), whose protein sequence is MLVLILLNFMLHICTLWNNSSIQPPIRELINVAVQLKNKARSVLKIIDSFIQAIGAFKLALRQSPYATSEGAKDRSAEINPIVTTGYMLSKMERRARQGKRLAYLSMTEPRVDGDKNADVVGTKTYFSWLTLIWNGTITKAGECFSGNRHETLQKIVNGDDRTLIGISRYFTSNPDLVNRLKNSCPVTPCDRSTFFTNDNKRHLNFSKFGDGEDHSGDYVQPTALV
- a CDS encoding uncharacterized protein (PKUD0C01160; Pfam Domains: Flavodoxin_1(7e-11)) → MPKQINIVIYSLYHHISKMAESAKIGIEAAGHKCEIYQVRETLPEDLVKKLGSPGKLPYKEADISTLTTADGLMFGIPTRFGNMPAQLKSYIDSTGGLWANGTLRNKPFGIFVSTGTGGGNESTAMNALSTFVHHSMIYVPLGFASAGHLLSNLNEVHGGSPWGADTIAGADGSREPTPLELEVARIQGEEFAKIAAKIAT